In Planctomycetaceae bacterium, the sequence CTGGGAGACCGGGAAACCGCAACGTTCCACGACAGCGCTGCGGAGGATGACGAGCCGGCGATTTTGCATCGCAGCGCTGCCCCTGGATTCCTTGCACGCAACCGGGATTCCAGCGTTGACGTTGCCCGTGGTTCCAGCGTCGGACTGGCGAAGCTGTACCAATTGGGACTGGAAATGGGAGCTGCCCGCAGTCGACGGCAGTTGACCGAGGTCGTTCTCAAAAGCCTTGCCCGTGAAACCGTGGCTGATATCTCCGCCGTGCTGCTTGTCCCGGCGGGTGGCCCGGATCATCCGGTCCCTTCTGACCTGCAGGTCATCGCGTATGACAGCGTCAAAGACCTTCCGTATCGGCGCGTATCTGACAATCTATCGCGAATCGTACTTTCCAGCCGTGAAGCGATTCTTGCCCGCGACGTGAAAGGGAACACTCAGCTTGCGGTCTTTGACAGCCTGGGAGAAATGCGGGCCGTCAGCGTGATCTGTGCCCCGATTCACTGCGACGACAAGGTGCGCGGACTCGTTCATCTGTATGCGACCAATCCGGACAACGCTCTGGATGAAAACGACCTGGATTTCACGATGGCTGTCGCTCGCCAATTGGCGATCGCGCTGGACTTTGTGACGGAACGAGACACGCTGAAATCGGGTCTGGACCAGGTTCGCAACGAAAACAAATCGCTGCGCCGGCAGCTTGAGCACGAGCAGAAGCTGATTGGTGAAAGCTCCGCGATGCGGGGCCTTCGGGAAAGGCTGGGACTGATTGCGGAGACCGACGCCGCTGTGCTGATCCGTGGTGAAAGTGGCTGCGGAAAGGAACTAATTGCCCGGACGATTCATCTCAGCAGTCCTCGAAGAGACGGTCCATTCGTCTGCCTGAACTGCGCGGCGCTGAACGAATCGCTGCTGGAAAGTGAGCTGTTCGGTCACGAAAAGGGTTCATTTACGGGTGCCACGGAACGGAAAATCGGCCGCTTTGAACAGGCCCACCAGGGAACGCTGTTCCTGGATGAAGTGGGCGAGATGAGTCCGGCGATTCAGGCGAAGTTTCTGCGAGTGCTGGAAGGGCATCCGTTTGAACGAATCGGCGGGCGCAAACCGATCGAAGTGGATGTCCGAATCCTGGCAGCCACGAACCGGAACCTGGAAGAAGCTGTCGAAGACGGCGATTTTCGCAAGGACCTGTATTTTCGACTGCACGTCGCGGAGCTGGTGGCCACGCCCCTTCGTGAGCGGCGCGACGACATACCGATGCTGGCGCAGTTCTTTCTGGAACGTTTCGTCGATAAGACGGGCCGCATGATTACCGGTTTCACCGACGAAGCGATGCAGCTGCTGACGGAGTACTCCTGGCCGGGCAACGTCCGCGAGCTTCAGAACACGATCGAACGGACGGTGATTCTGTGTTCCAACGAGGTTGTCCGGCGAAGCGACGTCCAGCTTTCACCGCTTGCCGGGAGACTTTCGGTCAGCGAACCCGCTCGACCGACGTCTGAGGAATACGAGGAGTTGTCGCTGGCGGACATCGAGCGTGATCACATCCTGACAACGCTCGATCACACCGATTGGAACAAGTCCCGCGCTGCTCAAATCCTTGGCATTGAACGTTCGACACTCGATCGAAAACTCAAGCGCTATCACGTGTCAAGACCGGACTGAAGAATCGAGCCCCGACCCTGGAATCGGCAATCTTCCGCTTGCTGCGAGACACTGTTTTTTCCTGAAGAACGGGTCATTTGGCACGCAATTCTCGCAGCGGTATTTCCTTTGGAATCGCTTTTCAGGATTGTCCTTTTTTGTTGACATTTCGACGCGCCAATCAAAAAATCAGGGCTCGAACGGATTTGTGAATTTCGAGCGAGATTTTGCGAAGGCGGGCCGGTTGATTTCTCACCATGTGACGCCTCCTTCCAGTGTGTCTGGATGAGTTTGCTTGAGTTCAGCTTGCGGAGCCAACGGAGTGGACAGAAGTACGACTACACATCGTTTTGAGCACATTGGAGTCCATGAATGTCGTCATTCTACGCCGAGGTGGAAGGAAGCCTTGAGTCGCTTTCGGAAATTGAGGGCTACGAGTTTCTGAGCGACCTCGACGCCGGTTTCGAAGAAGAACTGAAGTCGCTGGGCGTCGATCCCGGTTCACCGACTGCTGCAAAGCCGGGTTCTGAAGAAAAGGTGATGATGCTGGCCGCTCGCTATGCCGCTGGTCTGCCGCTGTGGCATACTGATGACTGTTACGACCACGGACCCGGCAGTGTCGGAAATCTCTTTGTTGACAATTCCATCGTTGGAGATGGTGTTTCTGAGGAGGAAGAAGAGTTTGAGGTTGCGTAGTTGTCGGCTGTAACCTCATCCGCCAAGCGGGTGCTGCCAACTGCTGCGACTCTGAATTATCACTGAACCAACAAGAAACGGGTGCTGCTGAATCTTCGGCAGCACCCGTTTTTCATTACGCGACAGCCAAAGTCTGCGGCGGTATCGTTCAGAATTCGCGGCCTTCTTCTTCCATCCGCTCCTGCAGCTCGTCGCGTTCGTTTCGTGTGGTTTCCAGATCGAACATCAGATACTTCACGTCAAGTCGCAGTTGCGATAGGGCTTCCTGGACGAGGCCCAGGATTCGGCGACGTCGACGAACGGATTCAACGACTCGGTGATAGCACTGCAGCAGTGTTTCCCGCTCGACGTGATCCAGCGCGGCGATCAGCTCCCCGAGCTCAATCAGGTCGGGCGGTAATTCGTCCGCCTGAGAATCCTGGAAGCGCTTCCGATCACCCATGACTTGATCTCACGTCTGGCACCACTGCCTGGCACAACACATCTGGCGGAACACCGCGTAACATTCAACGCGACATGTTGCCGTCGGGACGCCCGGATCGACGCAGCGCCGGCTATTGCCGCGAATATCTACTTCAGTCAATTCTGTGCCGGGAATCGTCGCCTCACAAGGAAATAATGATACCTATCGGGTCGATTCTGACGGCTGGCCGGTCTGGACCGCCGATCTTGCCTGCGCTACGAGGACACTGCAGTTGCCCGCGAAAACCGGGATTCGTTCCGAGCGCGTGGTGGCGAAACGACCATGCTGAGCCCAACCTGCGATCGGAGCCGACCCGTTTCCTCGGTCGCCCTGAACGCTCCGAAGCAGCGACTGCACGGAGTCAGATTCACGATCGCGTCTTTCGGACGATTCCCTTCCCATCCGGAGAGCCCGAGTGAACGACATGCTCAGGATTTTCCGCCAAAATCCGCTGCGACGGGCAACCAGTGGACGTGTGCCGGCGGAGAGCCCGGCCTTCGCGCCGAATTACGGCACCGGCGGGACGAGTCGACAGGAAACCGTTCGCGACGGCTTACTTTTTGGTGCGTTTTTCGTGATTCCGCCCGGAACCGCATGACCTGAACCGTCGCCGCGGGCGTTCACGGAATGAAGCGATTTTCGAGCGTGATTTCGAGGTGTAAGAGATGAATCCAAGGATTGCCGAGATCTTCTTTGCGTCAGTCATGACAGCGGGCGTTCTGGTCTGGGCGATTTCACTTCGCAAAGCTGCAAACCTGGGGAAGCAGACACCGTCGCCGGACGACGATCCGTGGTCGCCGCTGAACGACATCAATGATCGCACGACGTCACCATCTGCCAACGTTGTAACCGGCGAACGAACGGTTTCCGGTCAGCCTGCCGGGGTATCGGACTCACTCGCGAGACTGATGATGACGTCGACGACGATGGGACCGTTTTCGTCGTCCTACGAGATCATCGATCGAACGTCGGAGCGGCTGCTGGTTCGACCGTCAGGTTCATCGATGGGAAACCGTTCGGCGGGTGTGAACTTCAGTGAAGCGGAATTCACCTTTGAACGGGTTGATCGGAACCTGGTTTCCGTCAGGTATCGGCTCGATTTCGATCGAATGGCCGCCAGACTTCGCAGGGCTACGCTTGCCATCATCCTGGGGCTGGGACTTCCGGTTCTGATTCTTGTCGGCAGCCTGATTTGGCATTTCGTAGTTCGCAGCGCCAATCCCGGTGTTCGCTGGCAGGTTCTTCAAACGCTGCAGATCGTCCACGTACTCTGGCCGCCGTTTCTGATGATGCAATCCTACAAATGGCGCCGTACCCACGCGACGACGTTTGTTTCAAATCTCCTGGCGTCTCTGGAACTGGCCGACGCCTGAATCTGCCACCGCAAACGGATGCCGCGATTTCAGTACGGTCTCTGTCTTCGTTGAAAGGCCCGCGATATCATCTGGTCCACCGCGCAATTAAACCTGCGGTTTGCCGACCGGCTTTCCTGAACTGCGACCCTGCATTCGTCCAATCCTGGTGACGTCTATGCTTCCGTTTCCCGCAGAACTGCATTTGCAGCGCCCGTCACGACGGGAACTGCTGCGTCTGGGAGCCGGCATCGGGGCGGTCAGTTCCCTTTCGATACTGCAGCGTGCCTGTGCCGACACCGCCCGGATGGCTGAACAGGCGATGTCGGCGGAGTCCGTTCGTTCTTGCATTGTTGTGTTTTACTACGGCGGTCCCAGCCACCTGGACACGTATGACATGAAGCTCGACGCGCCGGATTCGGTGCGCGGCGAGTTCTCCGCAATCGCCACGTCGGTCCCGGGACTCAGGATCAGCGAACACCTGCCGCACATGTCGCGAGTCATGCACAAGGTGGCGCTGGTTCGCAGCATGCATCACACCAACCGGCTTCATGATTCCGCATCGACGGAAACACATACGGGGCGTCAGGGACCGAAAGGGGATCGCGAAGAGTTCGCGCCGATCGAACAGTTCTATCCCTGCCACGGAGCGGTGCTGTCGATGCTGCGAAAGGGCGAACAGACGGATGTGACGCATGCTGTTCTGCCGTGGCAGTTCCACAACGTCGTGACGACGCCGTGCCAGGGAGGCGGCTTTCTGGGCCATCAATACGATCCGCTGCTGATCAACGGTGATTCCGCGAAGGTTCGCTATTCCATTGAAGCACTTCTGCGTCCGCCGGAATTGACGATGGATCGGATCGGTGTGCGTCGAAGACTGCTCAGTCATCTGGACGCTTCGCAGCGGGAGTTCGTTCCCGCTGCGTCGCTGGATGAGTTTCGGCGCAGGGCTCACGAACTGCTCGGGTCAGCCACGCTTCGCGACGCGCTGCAGATCGAAGACGAACCGGCTGCTGTTCGCGAGCGGTACGGCATGAAGGAACCGGAAGCCGGTGCCGGTGATGCCGCCGCTGCTCTGGCTCCCGCCAGAAACCTGCGGGGACAGAACCTGCTGCTGGCTCGACGACTTGTCGAAGCGGGAGTCCGGTTCGTGAATGTGCATGACTTTCGGCAACAGGGGCAGAACTGGGATTCTCACGCGCAGAATTTCCGCCAGCACAGCCGATATCTGCTGCCTCAGGCCGACCAGTCACTCGCGGCGCTGATTGAAGATCTGGATGATCGCGGTCTGCTGGATTCCACCCTTGTCGTTGCGCTGGGGGAATTTGGTCGCACGCCAAAGATCAATGAGAGTGCCGGCCGGGATCACTGGCCGGACTGTTACACAATTCTGCTGGCCGGCGGCGGCATTCGCGGCGGAGCGGTGTTTGGTTCAAGCGACAAGATCGGTGCCTACCCGGAGACCAATCCCGTGACTCCGGCCGACCTGGCGGCGACGATCTACTGGCGGTTCGGCATGAATCCGCGTCAGGAGATGCACGATCAAACCGGCCGGCCGCACCGACTGTCTGACGGCCAGCCAATTACCGAAATCTTTGGATGAATCGCCGCCGCCCGCATCGCGCGACGGCGACCAACGCTGGCGGCTTCCTTTCGAACGAACAGACGTCGGGCGATTCTTCGCTTCAGGCCATGCGCGCTGTTGTTTGTCCTGGCCGCAGCGGTCACTGATGCTTTTTCATACACTTCCTGCCACGAGCCTGATTGCCTCATTTATCCCGTTCGCGGTTTATACTGGCCGCGGCGGACGCCGATACTTTTCGCTCGTCTTACTCCCGCGAGCCCGAATGTCTCATTCTGCCCCGTTCGCGGTATAGATTCGCATCCGGAAAGTCGCTCGCCGGTTCTGAAACGCATTTGAGCAACCACGCTGGTGTCCCGACGAATTTGAAGGATTGCGGACCGTTCGCACGATCAGCAAAGTTCTTCACCACAGGTTTTCCAGCTTTCCTGTGTGAGCGTGCAGCAGCCGGCCGGGTCCTGTCCATTTCGGCGGTCGCTGCAGGATTCTGAGCCACACCAGGTGGCCTCGTGCCTGTCCTTCAAATGACACATGCTGCCCGAGTTCATCGTCGTCACAGACCGGGTCTGACTGCCAGTAGATCTGCGGCACTTCGTCGAAGATCTGCATCACCTGGACGATGTCGAGCTGAACCTGGCTTGGCAGAGTCGTACCGTCTTTGGCTCCGCCGACCACCTCTGTCATGGCAACAAAGATTGTGACTTCCCATTCGTCGCGAACGGGATCGTGAAAGAAATGGCAACCGACGGGAGCCTGGAAGGCATCGGACAGAATCCCGCGAGCTGCGTCATTGGCGAACCACCGCAGCCAGGTAGGCGGCCGCGTTTTGACATTCCCCGTCGATTCCATTTTTCAATGTCCTCAGTGTCACGCTGAGCAACGTATCGTGTGCAATGTGCGGGTACCTCCGACTGGCAGACGCGTGACAATCGGCGCGGTTCGAACTGAGTTCGGCGAAGTCAGAACTGCAATTGCCGCGCCGGAGCGGTTCGGACCGGAGCGAACCGGCAGTCGTGTCTTTCCCGTGCCGCCTGCCACGAGCCGAAACTTCCCGTTCGGTCCGCTCGCAGGAACTGACTGTCTGTGCGCCGAAGTCCGCTTCTGACGGATTGTTGCCGCGCAACAACGTTTCAGAATTGTGTCAGCTTCTGAACAATCTGTTACTCTGTTGTTCAGCCACCGAAACACCGGTGTTCCGGCCTGTTGAGTGAAAGGAACCCCAGTTGACAAAGCTTGCCCTGTTCCTGCTGCTTCTCGTGTCGCCGCTGGCTGGCAATGTCGCTGCCAGTGCCGACGACGAGATCCCTGTGCGTCAACGCGCAATGGATGTGCTGATTCTGAACGATGGTACGCGGCTGCTGGGAGTCCTGCCGTCCCGGGAAACCGGCGATGACGGGCAACTTCCCGACACCACGCGCCTACTGCTGCGAACGGCGTGGATGAAGGAACACGCTCCGCAGATTCTCGCAAACACTCAGCCAATACCTGCCGCCCTGGACGCAAATCTTCCGGCAGTCACCCTGGAGTCCCTGCTGTCACAGCATGTTGCAGAATTGCAACAACAACCCGACGCGTCTCCCGAACGCGTTGGTTTTCTGCAACAGCGTCTGGCGGAGCTGCAACGGCCGCCGGTCGATGCCAATACCGTCGAATCCAGGCTGCTGGTCCTGACGGTCTCCAACGACATTATTCGGCGCACGCTGCAGCAGACCGCCAACGTTCGACAACTGGGATTTCTGGGCATTGTCAATGACATGGAAAACGTCGAATCGCTGTCGCAGCGTGAAGTTAATCAGAAACTGCGACTGATTCCTGTGGCAAATCGGCTCCACGCGCTTCCGGATGACAATCATCAGTTCCCCGAAGAGCAATTTGAAAGACTTCTGGCTGCCGCCGACAGTCTGTTCGGAAAGACCTGCCGTCTGATTCGTTTCGAAGATGAATTCATTCCGGATCAGCCAGGCGACGACAGGGACCTGGCGGGACTGGCCATGAAGATGCTTTCAAAGCAGACACAGTCGCAGCTTCAGCAGTTGCTGGATGAAGCACTGAACGGAAAGACTCCGGCACAGCAGCCGCAGCAGGACGAAAGTACCTGGACATCCGAAGAACTGCCGGACGCCGCCCGAAAAATCGCGGAAGACCAGAATGCGGACATCGTTCAGGTGTCTCAAATGGCGCTGGGAATGACGGCGGGAGTCGCGACGGTGCGAGTGTGTCTGTTTCATCGCAACCGGTCGACAGGTGAATGGAAGTCGGCCGTGTGCGTTACGGAGACCGCGTTTGCCAAAGACGTCAGCGAAGAAGAAGCACAGCAACTGGTCGACAACCCGCAGCTCAAACCCATGTTGGCGCTGTTCGAAAAACTGGGAGCGTCCCCGGCCGACATTTCAAGGGCACTGTCGATGGGAGCCGTGGTGCGGATTGCTCAACAGAAGACGGAAACTTCATTGCAGGAGTTCATTCGAGCGGCTACGACGGTTGGAGCCGCAACTCCGGAAGTCGCCGCGCGACAGCTCACTTCGCTGCCGAAATAGGCGGACCTGTGCATTGAACACGTCGGCCCTTCGAACATCAGCGCCGGCAAGGACCGGAAGTCTTGTGGCGGCGCTAACGACCTTCGTTACATCAGCAGCGATTTTGAAAAACGCAGGACGACTGCGGCAACGAAAACGCGACCGAACACGATTCGCGGAATCGGCCGTTTCTTTATCTCCATGCACGGCAGACGCTGCCGGAGTCGACGTGCGTAGAGTGAACACCGAACGCCGCCAGGCGTGGATGTTTCCCGCGATGCGATTCAGCGAATGCCAGTCAGCGGTGCCGGAATCCGCGATGTTCAACGCTTCCTTGTCGTTCCGCAGCCCGTAGAATGCCGCAGTTTCAGCGTCCCTGTTCGCGCTGCATAAGGAATCGCGCTGTTGGCGTTTCTGTCCAAAGTCCATCTGTCCTGCTTTCTGCTGAGTTATCTGCTTGCCTTCGCGGGTGAGATCCTCCAGGTGCTGCGCGGACGTTCGCGGGCCGTAAGAATCGGACTTCTGCTGCTGGCCGCCGCTGGTCTGGTGGCACACACCGCCTACCTGGTGACTCGCAGCCGGCAGTCGGGACTACCGCCTTTGGTTGGCAGCAGTCATGACTGGCTGCTGGTGCTGGCGTGGCTGGGAGCCGTCATGTACCTGGCGATCGCCCTGACGCATGAAAAGTCGGCTCAGGGCCTGTTCCTACTGCCCGCGGTGCTGATCATGGTGGTGCTGGCAGTATTCGTTGAAGGAGCCGTACCGGCAAAAGTACACGAGCTGGCGGAGACGCGCTGGGGAATGCTGCACGCGTCGACGCTGGTTCTGGGAATCGCTGCCGTCGTTGCGGCCACGCTGACCGCGCTGATGTACCTGCTTCAGCACCAGGGCCTTCGTCGGCCGCGTTCGGGAGTACACCGGCTGAAGCTGCCAAGTCTGGAACGGCTCAGCGCCGTCAATCGCTGGCTGGTCGTCGGATCGGTGCCCATGCTGACCGTTGGCCTGTTTACCGGATTCGTGCTGGCCGCGATGGTCCGGAACGACGCGACCACGTCGTTTCGCTGGACCGATCCGATCGTCATCGGGACGCTGATTGTCTGGTGCCTGATGGTGGCCGTGCTGGCATGGATGCTGACTCGAAAGGATCAGACCGGACGATCGGTGGCCAAACTGACCGTGCTGGCTGGAGGCTTCCTGCTGCTGACGATCTTTGGACTGACGCTGCTGGCGGGAGGGTTCCACACGTCACGAGAATCCACGTCCGCGGAGTACCGTCGCGTGCGCGCGATCGCGACGACGGAGCTGCGAACATCGAATGTCCGGCTTTGTGGTCTCTGCGTACTCATGCCGACGACAGCTGCCGGCAATGCACAGGGCGATGCACGCAACGCGGCTGCCGTTCGCGGGCATGTGTACCGCGTACCACACGGCGGCATCACGGAAGGTACGCTGTCTTTCGCCATCACAACTCAGGGCCGCGTCTGATGAACGTCTTCGTCCTGAGCTGCAATCACCACCACGCCGGGCTGCAGGTCCGCGAGAAGCTGGCGTTTTCCAGCACTGAGCAGCTTGCGCGAGCCTACGCTGAGTGGCGCGACCAGTATCCGGATTCGGAACTGGTGCTGTTGTCGACGTGCAATCGCGTCGAAGTTTATGCCGCCGAAGATGCTGAAAGCGGGTCGCTTTCGTTCGATCATATCACCGATTTCATATCGCGGTTTCACAACATCCCGACGGATGAATTCACCAGCTCCGTTCTGTCGCATCACGGCAGGGCCGCGGTTGAGCATCTGTTTGAAGTCGTGTGCAGTCTGGACAGCATGGTTCTGGGTGAACCTCAGATTGTGAATCAGGTCAAGGAAGCGTATCGGATCGCTCAGGAGAACGATTCCTGCGGTCCGCTGACAAACCGGCTGTTTCAACACGCATTGACGGTGTCCGGCCGCGTTCGCAGCGAAACGCGGCTGTCGGAAGGGCGCGTTTCAATTGCCAGCGTCGCCGTGGGAGACTTCGCTCGCAGCATCTTCAATCGCTTTGACAACAAAACCGTGCTGGTAATCGGCGCCGGGGAAATGGCGTCGGAAACGCTGCGATATCTGAAGGATGAAGGTGTGCAGCGGATCGTTGTCGTCAATCGCAATCGAGACCGCGCGGTGGCGCTGGCCGCGGAGTTCGGCGGTGAGACCGATGCCTTTGAAAATCTCGACCGATGGCTGAGCGAA encodes:
- a CDS encoding sigma 54-interacting transcriptional regulator, giving the protein MPDELDFAGDPPSSDGLAGNGEPPAAFLLSWDGSAWRDVVRLRQGHVVTIGRSETNKIVLHDEACSRNHCEVFYSEGRWTLRDLQSRNGTIVGSVGVSGDVTLTSGDIVSIGLCRLAFTTNLERPPAPPPMDPLGDRETATFHDSAAEDDEPAILHRSAAPGFLARNRDSSVDVARGSSVGLAKLYQLGLEMGAARSRRQLTEVVLKSLARETVADISAVLLVPAGGPDHPVPSDLQVIAYDSVKDLPYRRVSDNLSRIVLSSREAILARDVKGNTQLAVFDSLGEMRAVSVICAPIHCDDKVRGLVHLYATNPDNALDENDLDFTMAVARQLAIALDFVTERDTLKSGLDQVRNENKSLRRQLEHEQKLIGESSAMRGLRERLGLIAETDAAVLIRGESGCGKELIARTIHLSSPRRDGPFVCLNCAALNESLLESELFGHEKGSFTGATERKIGRFEQAHQGTLFLDEVGEMSPAIQAKFLRVLEGHPFERIGGRKPIEVDVRILAATNRNLEEAVEDGDFRKDLYFRLHVAELVATPLRERRDDIPMLAQFFLERFVDKTGRMITGFTDEAMQLLTEYSWPGNVRELQNTIERTVILCSNEVVRRSDVQLSPLAGRLSVSEPARPTSEEYEELSLADIERDHILTTLDHTDWNKSRAAQILGIERSTLDRKLKRYHVSRPD
- a CDS encoding transcriptional regulator, translating into MGDRKRFQDSQADELPPDLIELGELIAALDHVERETLLQCYHRVVESVRRRRRILGLVQEALSQLRLDVKYLMFDLETTRNERDELQERMEEEGREF
- the hemA gene encoding glutamyl-tRNA reductase, producing MNVFVLSCNHHHAGLQVREKLAFSSTEQLARAYAEWRDQYPDSELVLLSTCNRVEVYAAEDAESGSLSFDHITDFISRFHNIPTDEFTSSVLSHHGRAAVEHLFEVVCSLDSMVLGEPQIVNQVKEAYRIAQENDSCGPLTNRLFQHALTVSGRVRSETRLSEGRVSIASVAVGDFARSIFNRFDNKTVLVIGAGEMASETLRYLKDEGVQRIVVVNRNRDRAVALAAEFGGETDAFENLDRWLSEADVIVSTTGATEPVVTHEQFAKARRQSNRHPVFILDLGAPRDFAPTIGAIDDNVFLYDIDALEATCQENRKLRENEIADAKKIIEVQTERFMHDVYHRATGPVIQRLRDHWGEISRSELEILYRKMPEMDASQRAAIEKTIHRIVNKLLHPPLETLRDEARAGEPHGLLDAVKRLFNLGE
- the ccsA gene encoding cytochrome c biogenesis protein CcsA → MAFLSKVHLSCFLLSYLLAFAGEILQVLRGRSRAVRIGLLLLAAAGLVAHTAYLVTRSRQSGLPPLVGSSHDWLLVLAWLGAVMYLAIALTHEKSAQGLFLLPAVLIMVVLAVFVEGAVPAKVHELAETRWGMLHASTLVLGIAAVVAATLTALMYLLQHQGLRRPRSGVHRLKLPSLERLSAVNRWLVVGSVPMLTVGLFTGFVLAAMVRNDATTSFRWTDPIVIGTLIVWCLMVAVLAWMLTRKDQTGRSVAKLTVLAGGFLLLTIFGLTLLAGGFHTSRESTSAEYRRVRAIATTELRTSNVRLCGLCVLMPTTAAGNAQGDARNAAAVRGHVYRVPHGGITEGTLSFAITTQGRV
- a CDS encoding DUF1501 domain-containing protein encodes the protein MLPFPAELHLQRPSRRELLRLGAGIGAVSSLSILQRACADTARMAEQAMSAESVRSCIVVFYYGGPSHLDTYDMKLDAPDSVRGEFSAIATSVPGLRISEHLPHMSRVMHKVALVRSMHHTNRLHDSASTETHTGRQGPKGDREEFAPIEQFYPCHGAVLSMLRKGEQTDVTHAVLPWQFHNVVTTPCQGGGFLGHQYDPLLINGDSAKVRYSIEALLRPPELTMDRIGVRRRLLSHLDASQREFVPAASLDEFRRRAHELLGSATLRDALQIEDEPAAVRERYGMKEPEAGAGDAAAALAPARNLRGQNLLLARRLVEAGVRFVNVHDFRQQGQNWDSHAQNFRQHSRYLLPQADQSLAALIEDLDDRGLLDSTLVVALGEFGRTPKINESAGRDHWPDCYTILLAGGGIRGGAVFGSSDKIGAYPETNPVTPADLAATIYWRFGMNPRQEMHDQTGRPHRLSDGQPITEIFG